Below is a genomic region from Brassica oleracea var. oleracea cultivar TO1000 chromosome C9, BOL, whole genome shotgun sequence.
CACCGCCCATCTCATCCAACAACATGAGAATCCTATTCTGGATCTTCTTCCCCTTTACACAATTATGGAAGTAGCGCGTATTATGATCGCCTGCTTTCAACCATTCCTCTCGGCACTTTTGACGCCAGTATCGTTCCTCCTCCATATACGCCGCAGCAAGCTGTTGACGAATGCGCTTAAGCGAACAAAAATTAGGATGGAGTTTGGAGACTTCAGCTTCCAGGTCAAGCTTGAGCCTAGCGATTTTATCTTTAGCATTCAACCCTGAAACTTTTTTCCATCTTGCCATCTCTCGACGACACCTAGCAATGCGAGTTGCCGTACGGGCATCAGGAGTTCCATCTCCTTCCCAACTCCTCCTCACCAGATCCTCAAACCCTTCCATGTCAGCCATTCGCTTATCGAAATAGAACCGACGCCTCTGATACTCTTCATCTTCACTAGCAAATCTGATCAAAAATTGTCTGTGATCAGAGGCCCACATGGCTCCATAATGCATATTAGAACGTGGGAACAAGTTAAACTACTCATCGTTCCCAAAGCTGCGATCCAAACGACATTGAACCCAGACTGTGTCTCTTTTACCACACCAAGACAACACATTGCCTGAACTTCTAATCTCCTTTAATTTGCAGTTTTGCGCCATATTTCTAAAGTCCCAAAAGGTGGACTCACTTCTCTCACTACCACCCACTTTCTCTTCGCCAGACATGAGCTCGTTGAAATCTCCAGCAAGAATCCAAGCCTCATCCCTGAGTAAGCCAATAGCAACTAATCTGTCCCATACTGCCTTTCTGCGTGCCACAACAGGATCACCATAGACACATGACAAGAAGAAGGACAGTGAGCCATACGAAGCCTTCATGTCAATAATTCTCTTATCACTCGAGAGAATCTCAACATTATAACTATCTTTCCACATCACAGCCAAGCCACCACTCAAACCCACCGGCTCCACTGTAAATAATTTGTCGTAACCCAAACTTTTTTGTAAACCAGAAACATACTCAAACTTTTGCTTTGTCTCCATCAAAAACACAAAATCCGGGAAGTGTAGCCGCCTAACCTCCCGAATGACCTGAACTGTCTCAGTGCTCCCAGCACCTTGACAGTTCCAACACCAGATACTCATTGGGATGGCAGCGGCTTCATACCGGAAGCCACCGAAAGAGTAAGGGTTTTGGTCGATTTGTTGACCGGAAAGTCAAGGTCTGTTTCAGGTTTCCTTTTAGAGCTTGTCTCTAGAGTATGATCCGCATCAGATTGGTTCGTTCCAACAAGCAGGGCCGAATTAACATCTGGGGCTTTGTTGTTGCTGGTATGAGACTGTCTCCTTTTCCACGAGGGCGGGCGACATCTAGCTTTATTGCTACCATTGTTAGTACCGGCAGAAGGATCCTTCATAGAAGTACCTATCTGAAAACCCGTCGTAGCCAACAATGGAGTAGAAACAACTTGAACAGTTAAGGAGTGAGACGACTCAGCATCACTCTCGTTAACAGATTCCTTAAGTGGAGATGAAAATGTAGCACCATCACTCTGCTTTGGCCATTGGAGGCGTGAGGTAATATCATGATAGTGATACACATGGCCTTTGCCTTATCAAGATCTGTTGTGATTTTTGTCGTCTTGATGATAGACGATTCCGCCGCATCAGCAATAAATTGTTTGACTCTGAGAATTCTTGCGTTACGCTCTGTTTCGTCTGAGTGAGAAACGTACGTCATCGCCATTCGTTGCTCATTGATCGGGAGTTCTGGGAATAGAGGAGGGAACCCCGGAGGCCCCTCTTGCATAACCGGTTTTGACAGATACCTCCTTCGGTGTAGCCACCTGAATGGATAAGCTAGGCCCACCCTCCCCTGTTTTAGCAAGTCCTCTGTTTTGATTCTTTCTCAGCAACGGACACCTTAGTTTTTCATGCGGTAAGCGCAAACAATGAAAGCATCTTTTATGTAGCTTCTCATACTCAAATTCTATAGTCACTATTTCTCCACCAGTGTCCAGTTTCCTAGACGCCTTCGCCGGATTTTCAGTATTGAAAGTAACCAGGGCCCGAATATAGTCCTTTGTCTGAGAGATTTTTGGATCGTAGGCCACTTCCTCCATGTGACCCACTTCTGCAGCTAGTTTCCACATCGTCTCTGATGTGTAGAAATTTATAGGTATATGACGGATCCTGGTCCAAAGCTGCATCGTTTGGAGAAAATCAGGCGGAGGGTTGAGAGTCCATCTCTCCATGACCATAGCCCAATGGTTGTACGACCAGGGCCGGTCCTTTAGCACCGTCAACAAGTCCTCCTCTCGTTGAAAGATGAATTGAAAGCGTTCCCTGGATAGCGCAATACCCCGAACTCTGCCATGGACCCTCCATGCAGTGGGCATGTAGTCAATCATGCGACTCATTGATTGACAGTCTGGATTGAGTAGACAACCCAGTAGACTTGTAGCGTTCTCATCGAAGACTCTGAAACGGGGATCATTCGGGAGAGTCAGCGGAACCTCCTCCTCTAAAGACATCGAGTGAATAGCTTTGTGCAGTGAATCAGCCATGTTGCTTCGGACAGGAGAGTTTCCGATGAAGAGAATACTACGGTTCTGAACCACCTTGGGTAGAAAGGCAAAAGATATTCCAGAATAGCTTCCTATAATCACGCAAAACTGAGAAACTACCTTAAAAGAAATCATTACTAGTATAGATTGATCTTTTCTCAAAGAAAAAGGAAAGAAAATCAAGTTGAGAGAAATTCTTGGGATGCAATTAAGGAAAGGAACGAAGAAGAAGGGAAATAAAATCAGGTTTCCTTTTATAGGGTAACCGTTGCAAAAAGGATTGCCGGCAAAGATCCATTGAAAGTGAGGGAAGAGATTTAAAAAAGGCAATTGTTAGTACACTGGAAATCGCCAATTAGAGAGAGATTATTTTTTTTCTATGAAGTTGCCCGAAAAAAACAATTATATTTACATAGATTTTTAATGGTGAAACAAATATATTATTTCTAAAAACAAGAATAAAATAGTACAAGTTGTAATAAAAATAATGAATGTTTTTAACTAAAAATAACAAAATTTCCATTAAATTTAAATTATGTATATTATGTTGTTTAAATGTTTACCCGTCCTTAGAGCGTATTGGATGCTAGTATTTTATAAAAGACTTATTCTTGGGTTTATCCTAAGGTGAACTCCGAGGTTCACCAATCAATAAGATTGTGTTATTTCATATTCGATATCTTTTAAAAAATAAAATAAAATATTGTCAAGTTATATTATGTTTTTAAAATTAAAATATTAAAAAGGAAAATTTAAAAAATTTAACGTCGTCAGCAACACACTAAATCCTAAACCCTAAATCATAATCCTAAACTCTAAATCATAAACCATAAACCATAAACCTTCGGTCAAATCCTAAATCTTTGGATAAATCTTAAATTCTAAATAAAAAACACTAAACATTAAAACATTCAAAGGTTTAGGATTTAAGATTTAGGGTTTAGGATTTAGTGTTTTAGTGTTTAATATTTTTGATTTAAAATTTAGAATTTATTAAAAGGTTTAGGGTTTAGCCAAGGGTTTAGGATTTATGGTTTAATTAGGGTTTAATGTTCAGTCGACGACCTAGTTTTTTGTAATTATTATTATTTATTATCATTATTTTTTTTTTTTAAATATAATATAATTTGATAATATGTTATTTTTAAAAAATATATATATATCAAATATGAAATAAAGAGGTTCTCCTTGTAAAACATCTAGGTTACATGGTAAAATCAGAACCACGCGTACTATTTTCTTATTTCCTAGTTCCATAGGCTCAAGCAAGTCATCTTCAATCTCAAAGGTAAGTGATCGCCTTATCCTTTCGATCTCTGCTTCCATTTCTTATATTTATGTTCCGAATCAATCAGATCAGATCAGATCAGATCGATAGGCTATACACTCGATTTATTTTTCTAGAGATCTGGATTAAATCTGCAGCCGTTGGTTCACAGTTGCCTTGATGAGATTTTTCAATTCGTTAAAAAATAGGATTTGGTTTCTGTTGATTCTTAGATCTTCTTGGTCTTATGTATGACACTTATTTTGTAAATGTATTGGTTCCCGGTTCTATCTTATAGATCTGATTGTAAGTCTTTGTATTAAAAATCGAAATTGTACTCTCTGGTGTTCACTGACTGTGATAAGAAGTTGGAAGATCTACCAAAGTGATTTGTTTGTTAGTTTGTTTTTATAACACTTGGTTTATCACCATTTCAGGTGTAATTTGGTTCAACAACAATGTCAAGGGCTAATGTAAGTATATCTATCACCTCATGGAATGTTGTTTTACGTCAGTATTATGTAGTTTTGCTAGTTTCTCAATTCTTTGTCTTATCAAGCACTTTTCTATGTGGATTGTATGCCTATGGATTTCTTTTTCTTTAAGTGGTTCACTATTTCTTTGGAGAGTGTGCCAAATATGTGATTCATGCTCCCCCATAAGCAATCTGGAAGCTTTAGAAACAAAAGTTGTGGTAGATTTCTAGAAACCTTCTTTTGCTGCTGAAAATTTCCCTATTGTTACTAGATGATTTGGATTCTTTCTACCGGAGCTGCCATGTGTCATGTTTTTGTATATTCGTATAATGGTCAGATTCAGTTTAATCAAAAACTTTTCAAACCAATTTTGGACCGGGGATGATTATTATTATTATTATTTATTATGGATTATCGCTTCTGCTTCTATGTTAATGCTTACACCTGACTTTCCAATTTGTAATGAAACAGGATTCTTGTCCTTTGGTAAAGAACATTCTTCTTCTAGACTCTGAAGGGAAACGTGTGGCTGTCAAGTATTACTCGGATGATTGGACAACTAATGCTGCCAAGTTAGCTTTTGAAAAATATGTCTTCACGAAGACCGCTAAAACCAATGCTCGCACAGAAGGTAAGACGCAACTGAAATTTCCACATTTCTTTGTGTATTTATATCATATTTTAATTGCTTTCAATGTTACATTTTCTTGCAGCAGAGATCACGCTGTTGGAGAATAACATTGTTGTCTATAAGTTTGCCCAGGACCTTCACTTCTTTGTTACCGGAGGTGAAGATGAAAACGAGCTCATCTTATCATCTGTTCTACAAGGCTTTTTTGATGCTGTTGCATTACTTTTCAGGTACTAAACTCCCCTTAACTAATGACTTGGATCTTTTCCTGGTCAGGCAATTAAAATTTAGCATCCTTTCAGGAACAATGTTGAAAAGATGGAAGCCCTTGAAAACTTGGATCTCATCTTTTTGTGCCTTGATGAGATGGTTGATCAGGGGTATGCTTCGGTTCTATTCTACAATTTTATAACTGTGTTAACATCTTAGCCTTGCGCCATAGTTATTTGCAGATTAAAGAATAATATGGACTATGAGAATTTATTGTTCGATCTACAGTCAGTGTGATAAGCTCTTCTTGTTAAGTCTAGTTATGGACTATCGTATCTTAGCCTAGGGGCTGTTTAGGGATGTGTATAGCTATTGCATACTCAGATTATTCGTGGGGGGCATTTTGGATTTGTTAAAGGTTTTGCGTAGGGCATTTGTTTAGAGACTTCTCTCGTTGATGAAGTCTTTTGGGTGTGTGGTTCTTTGGTGAAATGAATCAAGAAGGATATTAATGGTTTGAATTCTATCACGGTGACAGTCATGTGTGCGTTGTGTTATATGTTCAGGATGGTATTGGAAACAGATGCCAATGTCATTGCGGGAAAAGTAGCAATGCAGAGCGCAGAAGCAAGTGGTTCACTCTCTGAACAGGTGTGATGCAGTATAACTTTCTTTGAGCAAAGCGATAGTCTTCATAGTGATTATTATGCATCTGACAATTCTTCTGCCTTTTGAATTGTAGACATTAACTCAAGCATTCGCAACGGCGCGAGAGCACCTGGCAAGAAGTCTTTTAACATGATTTTCATCGTGGAAGCAAAATGATCTTTAATCATGAGCTTTAATAGCCATATCTGAAATTGTTGCTGTTCACTAGAGATGAGTGCATGTTTACTCAAGTATCTTTTAACTGATTTTCTTACAAATCGTTTACTTATATTGTTTTCTTCTTGCATTTGGATCTATTATTTTTGTTGTTGGTCAATACTTCCATATTATATTTTATTCTTCTTGAGAATTATTCTTTAGCGGATGAACATATAAGCACAATCATGTGATTGCTAAGTTTATGTTTTTGTCGATTGAATGCATGAAATGTGAGAAGGGATTGCATGCGAAAAATGTGATTCTAAAACTCTAGTTTTTTTTTTCAAAATAGAAAATACATACGCACTCGCACATACTAACGCTCCCCAAAGTCATATCTACTTTTTTTATAAACATATAGTTCAATGTCGATGCACTTTGTCATTTTATGATGGCTATGTTTCTATTCTGCGTTAAAAACGATAAGTGAATAATTGATTCTTTCAGTTTCATTTCTAATAAACTGTCTTTAAATCCTTCCATTTGGGTGCTGAAAAATTTCAGAGGTATCAATAATATTAGGTTTGATTGTTGATTACTTTCTTCAAAGTCGGAGGAGATAAAATTGTTGGGTTGAAAAGACTTTTTTTAGAAGAATTACCAAATGAGTGGGAAAACGGTTTTTTTTGGTAAAAATGTAAATATATTATTACCATTTTTTTTTATTTTTTGACAGAATTACAGATGACAACAAAAAGCAAAAAAAAAATCCTAAAAAAAACTCAATCTAACCTTTAACAAAGGCATACATTACAAACCAAAACCACTATCCGGAGGTTTGGCCAAGTCAACACCAACATTAGAAGGAAGAACCACCAAAAAAAGCTATGACTCAACAGAGAATAAGAGCTTTAGTAACTTGCCGCAAAAAGATGAGCCAAGTTTAACCAAAAGACGGAATCCGATAATTTTGGCCTCCCCAATAATCCGCTCTTAAAGATACTGGCCTATCCAAGAACAGCTTGCTGAGTGCTTCATAGCAACTGCCCGAACGAACAGACAACAACGGAAGAGGCCAAGCACACCCACATCAACCAAACTGGGCATTTATTAAGTCTGGAGACGACCTGTACATGATGCCGTTCCGAGAAAAAGGGTCGCAGCCGTACTCCATGACACCAACCTGAGTATGCAAGATCTTGACACAAATCGGGCTGAAAATGGAGCTGTTCGAGAACGAGAGAAAAGGAACAATCCGCCGAAGAGAACGAGAGACTATCCTCGACGCTGGGATGATTGATTCTAACCACGCGATTACAACGGAAACCCGGAGCTACCATGACTCACGAAACTCCAAGAGCTTCACGCAAGACTATCCCCAAGAACTAGAGAGAGATTTCCTTCACATAATAAAGTGTCAAACTGTGCTCGGCAACAACAACAATAATGAACTGAACTCAAGCTACCCAAAGCTGGAGAAATCCAACAAAAGGCCACCACCGAGAGAAACCAAGGAAGTTAGTAACCAAAGAAACTGAGAAACTGACAACTTGGCCGGCACCTGAGCACCAGAATTCTCCACGCGCTAAACTAGAGACGTCAAGCTTCACGTGCCACCATAAAACTTCTCCTGACACCGCCAGAAGTGTTGAAACCGTTGCACGTCCGGGTAGAAAGAAGCCACCAAAGTCCGACTTATGAGCAGATGCTAGCATCATCTGACAAGCAGAGCCACATCGGTAGAGGCCAAGAGACTCCCACGTGCCACCAGTTCGAGATCGAAGAGAGTCAAAAAATTAGATTTGAAAATCTTGACCCACTTCTCACCACCCAAAAATCTGACCTCCGACAACCTGCCCTTCTCCACACCTCATCTAGACACCGGACGCAAGAGGCTTCAAGATGAAATAGACATGGGCCCAGATATGCAAACTTCGATCCACCCACAGACATCTAGGGCTTTTATATATCAGAGAGGGACCAAGGAAGGGGAAAGATGCAAAGGAAAATAAAAGATTAAAGGGAAGAGGAAGACCGCTGGCGGCAAGGGCACGGCGGCCCGTACGCCGGAGAAGATCAGAAATGCAGAAGGTTGGGAGAGCTAGAAAGGTTCTTTTTTTTAGAGAGAGAAAAAACCCCTTTTAGAGTGGGAAAACAGTTGATGCATACTAAATTCATCTCTTAGGATGGTGTAACAGTAGTCATGCATTTTATGCTGTTAAA
It encodes:
- the LOC106313584 gene encoding coatomer subunit zeta-3 isoform X2, coding for MSRANDSCPLVKNILLLDSEGKRVAVKYYSDDWTTNAAKLAFEKYVFTKTAKTNARTEEITLLENNIVVYKFAQDLHFFVTGGEDENELILSSVLQGFFDAVALLFRNNVEKMEALENLDLIFLCLDEMVDQGMVLETDANVIAGKVAMQSAEASGSLSEQTLTQAFATAREHLARSLLT
- the LOC106314641 gene encoding uncharacterized protein LOC106314641, whose protein sequence is MISFKVVSQFCVIIGSYSGISFAFLPKVVQNRSILFIGNSPVRSNMADSLHKAIHSMSLEEEVPLTLPNDPRFRVFDENATSLLGCLLNPDCQSMSRMIDYMPTAWRVHGRVRGIALSRERFQFIFQREEDLLTVLKDRPWSYNHWAMVMERWTLNPPPDFLQTMQLWTRIRHIPINFYTSETMWKLAAEVGHMEEVAYDPKISQTKDYIRALVTFNTENPAKASRKLDTGGEIVTIEFEYEKLHKRCFHCLRLPHEKLRCPLLRKNQNRGLAKTGEGGPSLSIQVATPKEVSVKTGYARGASGVPSSIPRTPDQ
- the LOC106313584 gene encoding coatomer subunit zeta-3 isoform X1 codes for the protein MSRANDSCPLVKNILLLDSEGKRVAVKYYSDDWTTNAAKLAFEKYVFTKTAKTNARTEAEITLLENNIVVYKFAQDLHFFVTGGEDENELILSSVLQGFFDAVALLFRNNVEKMEALENLDLIFLCLDEMVDQGMVLETDANVIAGKVAMQSAEASGSLSEQTLTQAFATAREHLARSLLT